A portion of the Haliaeetus albicilla chromosome 29, bHalAlb1.1, whole genome shotgun sequence genome contains these proteins:
- the LOC138682682 gene encoding uncharacterized protein isoform X2: MRQKPVFLASQQDLFPEPQQNPRYVDAGAGSASQWHPDVEPRRERMGAGEKNPQAADCKWPLTYPAVVALTTLASIVLLASLGQLVISLLKNRKQEPELPLVNVASETDTATSEAKANSEKERKLTQIAMEIEELANKWT, encoded by the exons ATGAGGCAGAAGCCTGTTTTCCTGGCCTCTCAGCAAGATCTCTTCCCTGAGCCTCAGCAGAATCCCAGGT ATGTGGACGCAGGTGCTGGCTCCGCATCTCAGTGGCATCCTGATGTAGAGCCTCGGAGGGAACGCATGG GTGCTGGTGAGAAAAATCCACAGGCTGCAGATTGCAAATGGCCACTAACGTACCCTGCAGTTGTGGCGCTGACCACCCTGGCGTCCATAGTCCTTCTGGCATCTTTGGGTCAACTGGTTATATCGCTGCTGAAGAATAGGAAACA AGAACCAGAGCTTCCTCTTGTCAATGTTGcctcagagacagacacagctaCAAGTGAAGCCAAagcaaattcagaaaaagaaagaaaactcaccCAAATTGCCATGGAAATAGAAGAACTCGCCAATAAGTGGACTTAG
- the LOC138682682 gene encoding uncharacterized protein isoform X1 yields the protein MVCRRVALVSLDHLLFTLRAAGSWTKAHSKYSAAVSMPTCVTIPCHHTFPFHHCSSPMEQPVTAWNENLSPLYFMAGVPLDHVYKAMRQKPVFLASQQDLFPEPQQNPRYVDAGAGSASQWHPDVEPRRERMGAGEKNPQAADCKWPLTYPAVVALTTLASIVLLASLGQLVISLLKNRKQEPELPLVNVASETDTATSEAKANSEKERKLTQIAMEIEELANKWT from the exons ATGGTCTGCCGGCGCGTGGCACTGGTAAGCCTTGACCATTTGTTGTTCACTTTGAGAGCAGCTGGGTCATGGACAAAAGCTCACTCTAAGTACTCTGCAGCTGTGAGTATGCCGACCTGTGTGACAATCCCATGTCATCATACATTCCCCTTCCATCACTGCAGTTCCCCTATGGAGCAGCCAGTCACAGCATGGAATGAAAACTTGTCTCCTCTGTATTTCATGGCAGGTGTGCCTCTAGACCACGTATATAAAGCGATGAGGCAGAAGCCTGTTTTCCTGGCCTCTCAGCAAGATCTCTTCCCTGAGCCTCAGCAGAATCCCAGGT ATGTGGACGCAGGTGCTGGCTCCGCATCTCAGTGGCATCCTGATGTAGAGCCTCGGAGGGAACGCATGG GTGCTGGTGAGAAAAATCCACAGGCTGCAGATTGCAAATGGCCACTAACGTACCCTGCAGTTGTGGCGCTGACCACCCTGGCGTCCATAGTCCTTCTGGCATCTTTGGGTCAACTGGTTATATCGCTGCTGAAGAATAGGAAACA AGAACCAGAGCTTCCTCTTGTCAATGTTGcctcagagacagacacagctaCAAGTGAAGCCAAagcaaattcagaaaaagaaagaaaactcaccCAAATTGCCATGGAAATAGAAGAACTCGCCAATAAGTGGACTTAG